In the genome of Pieris rapae chromosome 6, ilPieRapa1.1, whole genome shotgun sequence, one region contains:
- the LOC110992913 gene encoding uncharacterized protein LOC110992913 — translation MTRFGFLLRFKRTELKAFFTLPFSSVVWTCLIWTLFLSASVFYLLSYWEKRLLGGELLLNKYGRNFFSVLPLQANLSSRRIAYVIFILCAYVIHCFYTSTLLSHLVNDKDKGLNLEDLANTDYEFVIIKDMNLITEKHIQSVSKDKYLRIVEQKIYKSKVMDVYSALEAVRDTKTAVLTDYITLYPLIKRLFDNQAQCELIEVNLYSKVKKYMFTSRTFPLAEQFKVVTLRLKEAGLLTRILQCDRLSISCNDIVNQEQAGMSCISTPLMLLAGSYAVALLILIVEKIHFEFCHLWPYIE, via the exons ATGACAAG GTTCGGCTTTCTTCTTCGCTTCAAGAGAACTGAGCTCAAGGCATTCTTCACCTTACCTTTTTCATCTGTCGTGTGGACTTGCCTAATTTGGACTCTATTTCTGAGCGCAtcagttttttatttgctaagcTACTGGGAGAAACGGCTTCTAGGTGGAGAAC TGCTATTGAATAAATACGGACGAAATTTCTTTTCAGTTCTGCCCCTTCAGGCAAATCTTTCGTCGCGTCGCATAGCGTACGTAATTTTCATTTTGTGTGCATACGTcatacattgtttttatacgTCGACCCTGCTCTCTCATTTAGTGAATGATAAGGATAAAGGATTGAATTTAGAGGACTTAGCTAATACCGACTATGAGTTCGTGATTATTAAGGACATGAATCTGATAACAGAAAAACAT ATTCAAAGTGTGTCCAAAGACAAATATCTCAGAATTGtggaacaaaaaatatataaatcaaaagtaATGGATGTCTACTCCGCCCTTGAAGCAGTGAGGGACACAAAAACTGCCGTACTCACAGATTATATTACACTTTACCCGCTTATTAAGAgat TATTCGATAATCAAGCGCAATGCGAACTAATAGAAGTGAACCTATATTCTAAAgtgaagaaatatatgtttacGTCAAGAACCTTCCCGCTAGCGGAGCAATTTAAAGTCGT AACTCTACGCCTTAAAGAAGCCGGTCTCCTAACAAGGATCTTACAATGCGATCGCTTGTCAATATCATGCAATGATATAGTAAATCAAGAGCAGGCGGGAATGTCCTGCATTTCTACTCCTTTGATGTTGTTAGCAGGGTCTTATGCCGTGGCTTTGTTAATTCTGATTGTAGAGAAAattcattttgaattttgtcATTTATGGCCATATATCGAATAA
- the LOC110992970 gene encoding UDP-glucosyltransferase 2 yields the protein MGTRWPILCLPILLAASACGSDILMITMGGTKSHKIPFWELARGLIRRGHNITLISAFQPDFHLQGLEEIAPEGLASFIRSYMSLDLVGARMRGEEPLPYKDIVRFGYEACDAFLNDYETRSFLRSGRTYDLIILDGAYPECALGVVYRQKVPFMYINTVGFYSGPTSISGSPAPYSVTPIFAKSFTDNLNFIDRVRNTFWHVGAFAGHAISVTILQGVLRRHFGQQMPHVYDMGKNVSFILQNGHYSVSYPRPYLPNVAEVACIHCKEPKKLNADLEDWISGSGNEGFIYVSMGSSVRTDNMPLTVHRMMVEALGRLPQRVLWKQDAEQNLTDIPSNVRLYKWLPQQDLLGHRKIKAFVTHGGLLSMFETVYHGVPIVSIPIFCDHDSNAAKAEVDGYAKKLDLQYLTADKLFKAITEVINDPKYKDQVKKRQVLLRDQKESPLERAIYWTEYVIRHKGAYHLQSPAKDLNFIQYYCLDILFIFIAFVIFSSLIISYILRAGFKKLADYVQGKRMNQLMDTSVLKRSKKLIDQTKKRL from the exons GGGACGCGATGGCCAATTCTCTGTCTGCCGATTTTACTTGCTGCGTCAGCGTGCGGAAGCGATATATTAATGATCACAATGGGAGGAACAAAGTCacataaaatacctttttggGAACTCGCCAGAGGGCTTATTAGAAG agGTCACAATATAACCTTGATTAGTGCGTTTCAACCAGACTTCCACCTTCAAGGCTTAGAAGAGATAGCTCCCGAAGGTTTGGCTTCCTTTATTAGAAGTTATATGTCTTTGGACTTAGTGGGAGCCAGGATGAGGGGTGAGGAACCACTACCGTATAAGGATATTGTGAGATTTGGATACGAG GCCTGCGATGCATTTCTCAATGATTACGAAACCAGATCTTTCCTTCGATCAGGAAGGACATATGATCTAATAATTCTCGATGGCGCTTACCCTGAATGTGCCTTGGGTGTTGTGTACAGGCAAAAAGTACCTTTCATGTATATCAACACTGTTGGATTCTATTCCGGACCTACCAGTATATCTGGATCTCCAGCCCCATACTCCGTTACTCCAATATTTGCAAAATCGTTTACGGATAATCTGAATTTCATAGATCGTGTCAGGAATACTTTTTGGCACGTGGGTGCTTTCGCTGGACATGCTATTAGTGTCACAATACTCCAAGGTGTTTTGAGGAGACATTTTGGACAGCAAATGCCGCATGTGTACGATATGGGAAAGAATGTGAGCTTCATACTTCAGAATGGGCATTATTCCGTGTCCTATCCACGGCCGTATCTCCCGAATGTTGCTGAAGTTGCGTGCATACATTGTAAGGAGCCGAAGAAGTTGAATGCG GATTTAGAAGACTGGATATCTGGTTCGGGAAATGAGGGCTTTATCTACGTGTCTATGGGTTCATCAGTGAGAACAGACAACATGCCACTCACGGTACACAGAATGATGGTTGAGGCTTTGGGAAGACTCCCGCAAAGGGTTCTGTGGAAGCAGGACGCTGAGCAGAACTTGACAGATATACCCTCGAATGTTAGGCTGTACAAATGGTTGCCTCAACAAGATCTATTAG gtcATCGTAAGATCAAGGCATTCGTTACGCACGGAGGTCTACTCAGCATGTTCGAAACCGTTTATCATGGAGTACCTATCGTCAGCATTCCCATCTTCTGTGACCACGACTCCAACGCCGCTAAAGCTGAAGTCGACGGCTACGCCAAAAAACTGGACTTACAATATCTAACTGCTGACAAACTGTTCAAAGCCATCACAGAGGTCATCAATGACCCCAAATATAAGGATCAAGTTAAGAAACGCCAAGTTCTCTTGAGAGATCAGAAAGAATCGCCGTTGGAACGCGCCATCTATTGGACAGAATATGTGATCAGGCACAAGGGAGCTTATCACTTGCAGTCACCAGCGAAGGATTTGAACTTCATACAATATTACTGTCTTGAcattctttttatattcattgcGTTTGTTATATTCTCTTCTTTAATTATATCGTATATTTTGCGAGCTGGTTTTAAGAAGTTAGCTGATTATGTTCAGGGAAAACGTATGAATCAGCTGATGGATACTTCAGTTTTGAAAAGATCGAAGAAGTTGATCGATCAGACCAAGAAGAGGTTGTGA
- the LOC110992951 gene encoding sensory neuron membrane protein 1-like, with product MNLPKHMKIAAGCMGALIFGILFGWVLFPTILKGQLKKEMALSKKTDVRKMWETIPFALDFKVYLFNYTNHEEVQKGAIPIVKEVGPYYFEEWKEKIELNDDEATDTVSYKKRDTFYFKKHLSGPGLTGEEEIILPHMFMLTLATIVSRDKPAMLNMLGKAFNGIFDNPETIFMKVKPLDLLFRGLNINCAKTEFAPKAVCTAIKKEAADRLIFEPNNQYKFSIFGMRNGTIDKHVVTVLRGIKNVMDVGKVIAIDDKTEQDVWRDSCNKLVGTDGTVFPPFLTEFDRLESFAGDLCRSFKPWYQKKTSYQGIKTNRYIANIGDLANDPDLQCYCESPEKCPPKGLMDLTKCMGAPLYVSLPHYYDCDPELLKNVKGLSPDVNEHEIVIDFEPITGTPMVAKQRVQFSLQLIQTDKIELFKELPNTLTPIFWIEEGLALNKTFVKMLKNQLFIPKRIVGVVRWLLVAAGLLGTLGCLVFHFKDNIMRFAVASDSPSKVKPEPDSNGQEAPPKIEM from the exons ATGAATCTACCGAAGCATATGAAAATAGCAGCAGGATGTATGGGAGCATTAATTTTCGGCATTCTGTTCGGTTGGGTCCTGTTTCCTACTATACTCAAGGGTCAACTAAAAAAG GAAATGGCTCTTTCAAAGAAAACGGATGTCCGCAAAATGTGGGAGACGATTCCCTTCGCTTTGGACTTcaaagtgtacttgtttaattACACAAACCACGAAGAAGTTCAAAAGGGTGCGATCCCGATCGTCAAAGAAGTTGGACCATATTATTTCGA AGAATGGAAGGAAAAAATCGAGCTAAACGATGATGAAGCGACCGATACGGTCAGCTACAAAAAGCGAGATACTTTCTACTTCAAGAAACATTTGTCTGGACCCGGTCTAACGGGAGAAGAGGAAATTATTCTGCCTCATATGTTTATGCTT ACTTTGGCCACCATAGTTTCCCGAGACAAGCCAGCAATGTTAAATATGTTAGGAAAAGCTTTTAATGGTATTTTTGACAACCCTGAAACCATTTTTATGAAAGTCAAACCTCTGGACTTACTTTTCCGAGGGCTAAACATAAACTGCGCTAAAACAGAATTTGCTCCTAAAGCTGTCTGTACGGCGATAAAGAAGGAAGCGGCCGATCGTCTCATTTTCGAACCAAATAATCAATACAAGTTTTCTATTTTTGGTATG agaaACGGAACAATTGATAAACACGTGGTAACTGTTTTGCGAGGAATCAAAAACGTGATGGATGTCGGTAAAGTGATTGCCATTGATGATAAAACAGAACAAGATGTCTGGCGGGATTCCTGCAATAAGCTTGTAGGCACTGACGGGACTGTTTTCCCGCCATTTTTGACCGAATTTGACAGACTTGAATCGTTTGCTGGTGATTTATGCag ATCTTTCAAGCCCTGGTACCAAAAGAAGACGTCCTACCAAGGAATCAAGACGAATCGTTACATCGCTAACATTGGAGACTTGGCTAATGACCCTGACTTGCAGTGCTATTGCGAAAGTCCTGAGAAATGTCCGCCCAAAGGCCTGATGGACCTGACAAAGTGTATGGGTGCACCGCTCTACGTCTCACTGCCGCATTACTATGACTGTGACCCGGAGTTGCTTAAAAATGTGAAAGGTCTTAGCCCAGATGTTAATGAGCATGAAATTGTCATAGATTTTGAACCG ATAACAGGTACTCCAATGGTTGCCAAGCAACGAGTTCAATTCAGCTTACAATTAATTCAAACCGACAAAATAGAACTGTTCAAAGAGCTACCTAATACTCTAACACCGATATTCTGGATTGAAGaa ggTCTAGCTTTAAACAAGACGTTTGTGAAGATGTTAAAGAACCAGTTATTCATTCCAAAGCGTATAGTCGGAGTTGTTCGCTGGTTGCTGGTAGCTGCTGGTCTGTTGGGTACTTTGGGATGTCTGGTGTTCCACTTCAAAG ACAACATAATGCGGTTTGCCGTTGCCTCTGATTCACCGAGTAAAGTAAAACCAGAACCGGATTCAAATGGACAGGAGGCACCACctaaaattgaaatgtaa